TATGTATCTATATCTttggattaagcttttagtagaggttcttgattaaaacatttactcaacatattacatatatagttccaattaggttattacatgtaaggatgagcctgaaacacacacatagtttcagttgtgtacgtgctggccttctgtctagtggaaaggttacaaggtctagctggggagctgagaggtgaaacaaagggcagcagaagctgacacacacatacacccacatacacacacacatattagatagactcatttatataggtaagagtttaatcatgttttgcttgcaactgcaaaattgtgcctgcatgagtgacagtttgtgcagaacgtggacctgatgttccagacagataagcccgggcaggatggtgacaggaagcacctggcttcgAGGCGAAGAGATTGTTCTTTTAAACtatgtcaaagttaactgaacatttgtggttttggattgacgtatgctgtattgtgtctgctttgcaaaagagggggctgtactatcttacccctataaaacctttgttctgactattgtaagacagttcaatactgaatctgcacagtattggctccacgctgcgtgtatttattaaatcaattcaattcaattcaattttatttatatagcgccaaatcacaacaaagtcacctcaaggcgctttatattgtacagtagatcagTAGACAAATCTTCATCTAACTGCACCCAGCCggatcagtggtcattattttgGATTCCTCCTTCAGTTTCGAACCCAACAACACcttggctggttctgtggagaacagcaggtttattctcctgccttctatctgtctggtgtacctcttcaagcggctggccaaggctgtgagttgAGGctgcagtttccaaggcctcaggtatggacagcttcctgtacttcttaggcaccttcttcatcgcacctttctgcaactctgATAGttggccaactccaagcccatagcacaagtcaccatcaagtgcgggatctaccaaggagatgctctgtccccactgctgttctgcataggcctgaaccccctcagtgagatcattaacaagactggctacggataccgactacggaacggagcggttgtcagccacctcctgtacatggatgacatcaagctgtatgccaagagtgaacgagacatcgattcactgatacacactaccaggctatacagcaatgacattggaatgtcgttcggactggagaagtgtagtcggatggtaacaaagagagggaaggtagtcagaactgaggggattgaactaccagaaggcaacattgcagacatagaggacagttacaagtacctggggatcccacaagcgaatgggaaccatgaagaggccgctaggaaagctgcaaccaccaagtacctgcagagggtcaggcaagtcctgaggagtcagctgaacggtaagaacaagatccgggccatcaacacctacgccctgcccgtgatcaggtaccctgctggggtaataggctggccaaaggaggagatagaagccactgacataaagacaagaaagctccttaccatgcatggagggtttcaccccaagtccagcaccctgaggctgtacgctaagcggaaggaagggggccggggactggtgagtgtcagcaccacagtccaggatgagacaagaaacatccacgaatacatcacgaagatggccccaactgacagtgtgctcagtgaatacctcaggcagcagaaacccaagaaagaggaggaaggcgaggaaccatcatggaaggacaggcccctgcacggtatgtaccaccggcagatagaggaggtggctgatatacagaaatcctaccagtggctggacaaagctggactgaaagacagcacagaggcactaatcatggcagtacaagaacaagctctgagtacaagatccatagaggctggggtctatcacaccaggcaagaccccaggtgcaggctgtgtaaagatgccccagagacaatccagcacataacagcagggtgcaagatgctagcaggcaaggcatacatggaacgccataaccaagtggccggcatagtgtacaggaacatctgtgccgagtataacctggaagtcccgaggtcaaaatgggagatgcccccaagggtgatggagaatgaccgagctaagatcctgtgggacttccagatgcagacggacaaaatggtggtggctaaccaaccggacatagtggtggtagacaaacagaagaagacggctgtagtgatcgatgtagcggttccgaatgacagcaatatcaggaagaaggaacacgagaagctggagaaataccaagggctcagagaagagctcgagaggatgtggagggtgaaggtaacggtggtccccgtggtaatcggagcactaggtgcggtgactcccaagctaggcgagtggctccagcagatcccgggaacaacatcggagatctctgtccagaagagcgcagtcctgggaacagctaagatactgcgcaggaccctcaagctcccaggcctctggtagaggacccgagcttgaaggataaaccgcccgcaggggcgtgctgggtgtttttttgttttttatatatatatatatatacatatatatatgtgtgtgtctgtgtgtgtgtgtgtgtgtgtgtctgtgtgtggtgaacatacagtaaaataaatatctaaatatttgTATGTATTATTTCATATCCACTAGTCTGAAAAATAATGATGCTGCTCTATGTTCACTTCATCTCAGCACCTGTTTGTGTCACTTTTTCTGATGCTGCAGGCCGCTGTGTCTATTTCATATTTGAATTGGCCTTTTATAGTTTTCttctactgttttttttttgttattcctGTTTAAGAAAGACATGGTACAGAGAGAGTGGAGCTGCCTGTAGCTGTCTGTGGTGCTGAAGCTTTCAAACATTTCATACCAACACTGACTACAACTGTCACCACAGGGGGGCAGCATAGAGCCAGAGAGTGTTAGTGTAGCTGTTCAGCCCTATAGTAAGAAACAAGAAGACTGATGAAGGAAAAAGTTTCTTCCACTGGTGTAACACAGGTTTGTATGAAGTCACACTAACTAACCAGCAGTAACCCACATTTGATCAAAGCAGGGGCAGAACTTTAATAACAGGTTATAATGTGTCATCACAGTTGTTGTCAATCCAAACACACTTTCTGATTTTTGCTGTTTATTGTAAAAGAACAACACACTTATGGTCTGACCTAATGCTGTAGTGCAAAAACAACTATACAAAGTCGTCAACACAGAAAACCTTATGTGAAATATTTGGTTTCCATCTTGCAtcttacaaaaaaattgaaagacAACTTCCATATTGAATGCAATATTAAATCTAAATTTAATTGTGTTATGTGAGTCATTTATCATTATGACTCACATAACACAATTAAATTTAggtttcatttctttatgttcacATATACAGAGGTATAAAACTGTCCTTCTGATATTCCAACTGATCAGAATCTTTAGAATTCTTATTGATCAAACATATTTTTTGCTGAACTGTTAGAAATAAGACATTTACTGTAGTTTTAGGACCAAGAGACTGATGAATAAACCAAGTAAACCAAAGTAAAGACAAGCTGCACTTTGACTTTTATTAGAACAATTTGCTGGAACTACAGAGTAATGAAGTACTTCAAGTTTTTGTGTGGATGACTTCCAACCTTACTGTacagcacagagcacagagggaCAATATATGTAATCAATATATGATGCAGAATGAACAAGTAACAACTGTGAGCTGAGTCTGAGGCTCATGCAGGACATTTCATAGTGAGGTGTCTTTGGTTGGATTATTCAAACATTTACATCAAAGCACCAAACTCATTTCTCACAGATGAAGGTCTTAGAAACATGATCACCAAAATTATATCCAGGTGACCGTGTCCATTTCCCATCACTGTCACAGCAGACTCCATAGTAACCATAACTGGGAATCTCATATCCTTCTGCCCAGAACCTGTCAGAGAGATCAAATCTGATATGAAACTGGACTAAACTCATAACTATTGTCACATTCATATAAATATGAGTCTCTTTTGGAATATTTCCAATATTTGCTGTATTTCTTTCCCAGGTTTCTCGCCCACTTTCCCTCCTTTAGACTTTTCTCTGAGAATCATCATGCACACTAAAACAGCTTTCAAGCTTTGATGAATATGAAATCTTCCTGCTGTAAAAATGGAGAATAAAAAGAAGTCAGAGCTGACTTTCTGCTGTTTGAAACGGTTTTGTCAGCTGTTTACAGACATCACTTTGAAATGTGTGTCTATCAGGTCATATTTACTGAAGCTTCTTCCTTCATATGTTCTGAAGTTTTACaaacaccaaagaagaagagacAGGAATTCTCTGAAACAGTTTTTCTTCTGTGAGAAAAGAAACATTACAGCACaaaaaacatgaagacaaaTTGAACAAAGTGAAATGTGTCGGTCGCTGCTTTGAACATTTTTCAATCCTGATTTCTTCAAACTGACTTGTTGTAACTGAACGTCAtcacagactgcagatgaaGAGAGTTCAAGCACAGCTGTTCATTCAAAGAAggatttctgcttttctttacaTTCAGTTTGTGGGGCTGTTGGAAAATAGCTCAACTCATGTATTGCTGATCTATCTTCCAAAACATCAATGTTTCACTTCTAAATAATAACTCTGGAATAGAAACAAACTAATGTCTCACGTTTGTGTCAGCGCTGATCCGTCCACCCATTCCCATTTATATCCTCCTGATGACTGTTTGGCTCTCAGACCAATCCAAGAGTATCCTCTCATGTTCAGTTCACTGATAAATTCCTGTTTGAGAAGAGACAAAAATATTGTCTCCAGTCATAATTCAGCACTTCTGTTGTCGTAACATCATCTTGTGAATCTGTCTGAAGGAAGAATAAATGTGATGAAACTTTTCTTCCATTGTGCAGAAATCAGAACGAAATCCATCAGagtggagacaggaagcaggtCACAGACACAAGTAACAGATGACTGTCAGTTCCATCAAAGATCACACAGACATGAACAAACACACCCACCTGTTCCTCTTTGCTGTTTATCATCACCAGATCAGCTCCTTTATCCTGACAGtctctcctgctgtcagaccaaGTTTTCCTCTCAGTGGATTTAAAGTAACAGCTGCTTCCAAATCTCCTCCATCGATCAGGACACTTCTCTTAAAGTCAAACACAtgttttaaagacagactttgtGTCATGTTGTATCACATTAATAAGATCTCTGATTTCAGTCTTTAGTCAAAAATCTTTGGTTCCTGTCATTTTCCCTGTAAATCCTTCATTTAAACTCAGGTTTTCTCTCTTATTCATAATTAACTGAAACTTACATTTATACAGAAAAACTGTTACACAGCATCAAACATTTAGGATTCAAAATAAAGACACAATCAGGTTATCACTGTGTAATACTGATGTTTTCTATTAGTTATTCAAACTTTGTTACCTTCTATCTTctccttcagcttcttcacttcTTCCTGTAGCTGACTGTGGTTTTTACTCAGTTTATCATAACTGCTCTGTAACTGACTGTTACTCCAACCAACTGAAATATTTCAGtgaaaccaaaataaaataaaatgagtgaaACATTGAACAGAAATAATCTTCTTCCTCTGCATTGTCAAATATATCAATAAGAGTCAGAAACTTGTGCAGCCATTGTTCTTTAACATGTCCTGTGGGTGGAGCTGTTAGAACTACAGGAAATCTGATGAGCTAAATACGTATCAACTGTGAACAAAAACCACTGACAAGATTCAAAATAATTGTGCTTCAG
This DNA window, taken from Oreochromis niloticus isolate F11D_XX unplaced genomic scaffold, O_niloticus_UMD_NMBU tig00007341_pilon, whole genome shotgun sequence, encodes the following:
- the LOC109200228 gene encoding CD209 antigen-like protein C, with amino-acid sequence MSSDINVKPDLSRNVRCSRKEQEDGAEWEQREVNTYESADEIRESYDDFQSQQGGPQTQNPPSVQKGSFRCATLALRVLCLLMLAGIIILSICFGWSNSQLQSSYDKLSKNHSQLQEEVKKLKEKIEEKCPDRWRRFGSSCYFKSTERKTWSDSRRDCQDKGADLVMINSKEEQEFISELNMRGYSWIGLRAKQSSGGYKWEWVDGSALTQTFWAEGYEIPSYGYYGVCCDSDGKWTRSPGYNFGDHVSKTFICEK